One genomic window of Glycine soja cultivar W05 chromosome 9, ASM419377v2, whole genome shotgun sequence includes the following:
- the LOC114367617 gene encoding putative F-box/LRR-repeat protein At4g15060 — protein MEGKETEGMLKMTTDKRQQKRSRSDREEERDRLSELPDCVVLHIMEFMDTKYAVQTCVLSKRWKDLWKRLTYLGFNTTLFNNVVKFNKFVSRVLSGRDGSVSLLNLEFTRRGMAEPKLFNRLMKYAVLHNVQQFTVSLNLSFRQSFEFRPYIFSCESLTFLKLSFNSFDTSIVALPGSLNMPALKSLQLEAVSFTARDNDYAEPFSTCNVLNTLILDGCSLHKDAKFLSISNSSLSSLTISGSFEGGAYKIVLSTPNLSSLTVTGHNNHTISSACNLSFLEEVTIDTLGYTLFPNTDLLIISWLQVLTNVKILRLYSGTLLTILRDISNPASVSTQPPCCVQLKSLILENQPSADISFEQLKRAVEYLLQNSPQRRID, from the exons ATGGAAGGAAAAGAAACTGAGGGAATGTTGAAGATGACGACAGATAAGAGACAACAGAAGCGAAGCAGAAGTGACAGAGAAGAGGAAAGGGACAGGCTGAGTGAGTTGCCTGACTGTGTTGTGCTCCACATAATGGAATTTATGGACACAAAATATGCTGTACAAACTTGTGTCTTGTCTAAAAGATGGAAGGACCTTTGGAAGCGTCTAACTTATCTTGGATTCAATACAACCCTCTTTAACAATGTTgtcaaattcaacaaatttgTGTCTCGCGTTCTGTCTGGCCGAGATGGTTCAGTTTCCCTGCTAAATCTTGAATTCACGCGTCGCGGTATGGCAGAGCCCAAGCTCTTCAATAGGCTTATGAAATATGCTGTGCTGCACAATGTTCAGCAGTTTACAGTATCTCTAAATTTAAGCTTCAGACAGAGTTTCGAGTTTCGCCCCTACATCTTTTCCTGTGAGTCCTTGACATTTCTGAAGCTTTCATTTAATTCTTTTGACACCTCGATTGTAGCACTTCCAGGATCTCTGAACATGCCAGCATTAAAAAGCTTGCAACTTGAGGCTGTCTCTTTTACTGCAAGGGACAATGACTATGCTGAGCCGTTTTCTACCTGTAATGTGCTGAATACTTTGATACTTGATGGTTGTTCGTTGCATAAAGATGCAAAATTCCTCTCTATATCAAATTCTAGCCTCTCTAGTTTGACCATAAGTGGTAGTTTTGAAGGAGGAGCTTACAAAATTGTGCTTTCTACTCCAAACCTTAGTTCTCTCACAGTCACGGGTCATAATAATCACACAATCTCCTCCGCATGCAATCTTTCTTTCCTTGAAGAAGTAACCATTGACACCCTTGGTTATACACTTTTTCCGAATACAGACTTACTCATCATAAGCTGGCTGCAAGTTCTCACCAATGTAAAGATACTGAGGCTCTATTCGGGTACCCTTCTGACAATACTACGG GATATATCAAATCCTGCTTCGGTGAGTACTCAGCCTCCCTGCTGTGTTCAATTGAAGTCATTGATTTTGGAGAACCAACCATCTGCAGATATATCTTTTGAGCAACTAAAGAGGGCAGTGGAGTACCTACTTCAAAACTCTCCACAACGTAGAATTGATTAA